The Leguminivora glycinivorella isolate SPB_JAAS2020 chromosome 7, LegGlyc_1.1, whole genome shotgun sequence genomic interval gtcgtatccccatcgagtacgaggtttttagaaatgtatcggagagcagtagatgacagttgaaagaaaagtacagtcggcgataaaagcttgtgtcaaaaaatttttttttttttttgcgaaaaacttaTTATAGGTAACACAAATAAGAACATAAGAAGATTTTAGCCTAAAATTATAATACATCTATCACCTGATAGACGTGGTAGGATTGAGTTTTCTTCCCGACAAGAAACGCGGTGGGGATATAAGCCTTCACGTTAGTTTCAGGATGGTCCAGCACCTCCAATTCTGATCTGCTCTCCAACTCTTGTAAGCGCTTTTGTAGATGTTGATTGAATTCCATTAGCTCTGCGTGCATTTCTGCTACCtgttataattcaaaataattaacgATTTATGAAtaacgtcactactttgaaaatatTTCGTATCTCATACTGCAATTAAATGTTGAAACACTTGAAACGCAGTAACTCCTTATGCACCCCTACATAGTTACTACATTTGACTTTTCATTAAGTAGTGACGAGATACTTTTAAAATGTGTGTGTAAAATGATAGACATACTTGAACAAGTTTTTTCTCATATTGGTCAGCTTCCTGCTCGTCACCGTTGTTTTTCAACGCAGCCCCCATTTCAACAGCAGACATGTACTGTCTTAATTGACCTTTAAGACGGTCATTTtctctgaaaataaataatattttataactaAGTGCCTCactaaatagtattttttaaagaggatatttagtttaatttttgaaAGCAATGATTAAATCCAGCTTACTTGCTTAAATCCAGTATGATTTTCTCTAATTTCAGTATTTTTTCCTTGCTTGTCTGCTCAATATGATTACATTTTAGTTGTAAATTCAAAAATTCCTTTTCCCTTATTTCTAAAATGGAATGAGTTTTGTCTTCAGGCACGCTTTCGTCTTCGGTAAAACAAAGTTCCAGACAAGAAGTACTCCCGTCGATGCTGCCTGCTACTTCCTCACTGTCACTttctgatatttttaaattgttaatACTCGACACAGAAACATCATCTTTAGCCACATTGTTTGTATCTATGCTGTTAGATGACGAAAATATTTCTTTAGCACACTCTgacaattttgaaaatatttgagAAGGACTGTCTATGCCTTTCACACTGTCTGGGAAGAAATGTCGTATGCTATTCTTATATTCTGAACTGGTGGGTTCACTAGTGGAAGCTTGaggaagagttttaggatccgGCGAGTTCAGGCACGTAGCGGGCGCGCTGTTCCATAAAGAGTCATCTTTCATACTTGGAGACCTTAACAGTTTTCTCTCATCTTTGgttttatttttggaatcattTTTATCGAATGATATTACTTGTCGCAGCGGCTTTCGCTTTTGATTGGAGGGTTTTACGGGAGCAGGCAAGGATATAACTAATTCTGCTTTATTAGATTGGTTTGCTTGCTGAGTTTCATTTAATTCCACTCTATCAATTGACAATGCAAATAAAATGGTTGATAATcctaaaaataaaacgaaaactaAGAATGAATATTGAAGATATTACAATATTACCTACCAACACTGTAATAAACGTTATCAAAGAGCTGAGTAATGTAAGTTTACGAACAGAGGTTAGAGCCAGTTTGTAGTTAAATAactcttagggccagttgcaccaaccacatttgacacacatcatcgtcacgcagcagatgtctatggaacttcccatacaataaaaatttaacgaacgctttaacggtgacagacggtttgatgcaaccggcccttaacaTTGTCAACTCTATAGACAATCCAAATAACAACATTGTCCAatacattatattattataatatattatacagTATTGTACAGTAAGGTTATAAGGCATATGTGAGGTCTCACTCCCCACACATCTTATGGAAATGCAGCCATAGTTGTTTGTTACTAAACTGGCATGGAATGgaataatatgtatatgtagaatTACCTGAAGCCATATTAGGTAACTGATATGCTAATTCATTGTTCCTCACTAAAGCACCTTCTTCATAATATTCCATCAGAAGACCGTGTGCAACCCAGCTTTGGAGGTATCTGTCAATTTAGCAGGAAcagcactttaataaaaatacaaaaaaaagccTTTTGGGTCTGTCAACCCcacaattttgaaattttttttactttatgtcAACATTTAAGTACATGTTTTTtagcatataattatattataataagtaaGGTCTAATAAATCTGATAAACACTAAACAGCATACCTTTCAAGTGACCTTTCATTTAAAGCAGCTCTAATGAAGGCCCTGAAGTATCCAAGTGGAGTGTTGATATTTGACAGAATTTTaaatctttctttctcatgtttAGTAAGGTGTAGACATGTGTAACTCCACAAAGAGTTTCCtaaaataagaattaaaaatgtatgagtaatattaaaatgaataCCTGTGATACATCATACAATGCTATAGGTATTACAAAATACACACCAATATTGACaatgttaaatgtaaaatttaatCCAGCAGTCACTAAGCTCTGTAAAGCTGAGTTAGATAAGTTGGTTCTTATACCATGACTGAGGACTTTTTCCCATTTTTCACAAAGTTGTACtattctgtaaaaaaaatagGTTTGTAGTGGTTCATAATAGCAGAAATCacttttatttgaatttaaattatacACAATTTCATGTGTTGTGTTTATCAAAATAGGTGGGACTGATATTGCTGTAACTTAATATGTTCCATGCAtgtacgcaactatgggaacaaattaaattattttaacaaatattttgatttgtgttttttatgtagtcacactactaatACTACTGGAtatgtttgaaaaaataaaaacctgggtcattttttctttaatatatgacatcttatttcgatttttaatgttCCATGCATGTACACTGTACTTATATTCCATTCTCTGgatatgtttgaaaataaaaaccTGGGTAGAAGCTTTAATTAACCttaattttattgattttttgtattgtaaaaATTAAGAGTATTTATTTAAGTTGCATTTATGTTAGTATGTTCAGGTAAACTGTGTATGATATGAAATAAGTGATGGACAAAATATGGTAAGCAATTAAATGAGCAATTTTGTAACACACTAACTATCTAACAAAACTTGTTCAATAGCAGTCCTGAGCACTAAAGATGTTGATCACTTCAATATGATATATTATGTTCTTTGACTTTACTGTTAACTCCATTATTTATATTcacatttaaactttattgcacaataaagtgcaaatggtggacttaatgccaaaaggcattctctaacACAAATACACATAAACTTATGGGTGTCTCAAACATTAATTATTTATGCAGCCATTAGGACTAAAACGCCCACAGAAAGAAGGCAGCATCAGTCATGCACCTGGCAAATTAATGGCTTTATATTATTTTGACAATACACCCACatagataaatataattaatcaGTTAATCACCTTATATCATCTTCTGTAGCAAGTTCAGCTTTACCTCCAAATCGATTTTGGCAATTTTGAATGCAAGTCTGTAACTCTTGTGATACGAGTTTAGATGTTTCTATCCGTTTCTTTAGCTCCTCTTTGGTGTCCATAGCATTAGCAATTGTAGTTAATATTTTACTATTCTGTAATTGAAAATTTGGCAGTTTATTAGACACTTTTTAATGCTGACACTTATTGAACTTTCCAACTAGGTAATAAAAGTGGCTGTAAAGGGATAGTAAATTCAGATTTAcatgaaaaaatacaattataagGTTTATTTTGTCTATCTAGTGTATACCAGAAACACACAGTATTATCTATAACTTTCAATACTAAACAAAACAgcatattgaattttttttttatcaagcttaccattgttttaaaagagatcCTAATTTTTAGgcctcatacaataaaattgtaaatataaatatacaacgtattataatatttacttcGCAGACACCATCAATATGTTCATAATATAATCAATTTACttagatataaaaataaatagtatttgtaACGCGCCATATAATAATAAACTGCCTATTTGTCTGAATGTACATTACTTTAACATAAATAGCTTCTATATTTTAACATTATTCTATGATCTTGATCTGTCTCGTTTGGCTGTCAAAGTGACTACTGAAGGGTGTGTTCACAAACTACtgatggcccctgtacacacatggccaacggttccaccagccctttgtgaaaccccttggccaagataagagccgctgtttacacattggcgaaccaatcacttggcattggctcttcatgaaagatggacgtggaatggaaaagtcaggaaattctagatcatagacattgacagaaaaagattaaaaaataataaccccgtagtaaaattaaattatttgaaatattaacaatttttttaatattatgataagaacatttatcttttttagaaatacattaaacatttgcaaggttattttatttcctaaaatctacactattattgacatagataaacttattattttcgtagatatttcactaccgtcctctGACGGCTGACAAACGAGTTTGTGCGCAAACAATAGGCCGTGACTTGTCAAAGATCCTTTGATTATCcgccaaattacgtaggttgtgtatggtaaactgtcagccatttttaaagtgattcttaaattcgctccattattctatatctgtccatTACGGGTGTACCCTTGtgtcaagtctatagtatccttcgtctgaggtTCAAATTAAAAGAAACCGAGaagtattgtatttattaagCCGTTTCTAGACGATATGAGGATCTTAAGGAGCAGTTTGGTGCGATCGAAAAGGTATTTCCGGTATTTCATAAGCAATCGTCTGTTATTATCTATGGCTGTTTTAACTGTATGGTTGGCAGCCTTGGAGACCTATTGCAAACAACATCACCAAAACTTTCAATAATCGGTGGTCCattccatttctctctatctcTCTGTTACTCTAAGAAGCATTGCATGAGAGTAAGCAAGATACATACCTGTGATTTTAGTTTTTCGGTTTTTGCTGTAGGCCTGATACCTTCGAACGTGCGCATAGAGTcctataggtatttttttttttctacgaaTGGAATGACATACACTATAAAATGGCGTCGAGTCTTTTTGGTTGAGTTGAAGTCTCCGTTACGTTGCTGTATTTTACATATTGTGAAAACTGTGTTGTGTTATTAATTGTGACTGTGCTTTTAAACCTTTAGACTAgactttactgtgatattaaacGTGAAACCTCATTATGAGTAATTACGATGACGAACAATGTGAAGATGGAGAATTAGCGCGTAGTCCTGTTCAAGACGACGAAGACATGGATTTCAGGTATTTATCTAAATAAcacaatttaataaaaacagcAACGTTACATACACTATATAAtacgatttatttttaactttaggCCATTTATTAACGAATTTACTGCCACATGACTCATTCATTTTTCACAGCCACACCATATAACTAGCAATTTGTGTAATTTTCTATCTACCACATAGTTAGCGTTTTGATAATTtcaatgtaaaattgtaatacAATTGAGTTGAGTACTTGTAATggagtaaaatattttatatgttcAGACTTAGGATTAATTGTTTGATTAGGAAAGCATTGTGCAATTAACCCACAAATTTCAAGTCTACGTAAAAATAATGGTCATATTAATGAGTCTATGTGATAGAAATTCTacctaaaaatgtttaattttagtttgtcTGACGAAGACCGTGATAATGCTGATTCTTTGGTGATCAAGCCTCCCCAAGCTGTCATTCGGCCATCTCATAGAGACAGGAGAGGACACAAGAGATCTGTCAAAGACAGATACAAAGAAAGTTCAAGGAAAGACAAGAAACATATTTACAGGTAAGTTGTAATTCGATTCAATGAGCTTGTTTGTACCATCTAAAATTATCTATTTATCTCTAATAGTACCTGTTGTGCTAGTTTGCGTCCATTTCTTTTAGTTTTTGTCCACATTTGGATATATATAATGTTTTACTTGATcattttcctttgtttttacaGGGACCGTGAAAAGTCTGATAAACCTACTAGAGAAAACTCTAAAGCTCTTGAACGTGATGACATGTCCAAAGATTATCATAGAGATAAACAATACTTCAGGGAAAAAGATTCTTATCGAGACAAAGAAGTTAGAGAAAAAGAAATGGTTCGAGATAGAGAAATGAGGGATAAAGATGTGTATAGAGAAAAAGATCCTTACCGAGAGAAAGAAAGTTATAGAGAGAAGGAATCTTATAGGGAAAAAGACCCTTATAGAGAAAAAGAAGCCTATAGAGAGAAGGAGTCATATAGAGATAAAGAACAGTACAGGGAAAAAGATGCATACAGAGAAAAAGAAGTGTACAGAGACAAAGAAGCTTACAGAGAAAAGGAAGGATACAGGGAAAAAGAAGCATACAGAGAAAAAGAGTCATACAAAGAGAGAGAACACTACCGTGACAGGGAAATGTTCAGAGACCCATCTTATCGAGAAGCAGCAAGACCGAGAGAAGCATACCGAGACAAGGAGTCGCAGAGGGATAGAGATGGATATACAAATCGTGAAAGACAATATAAGGGTCCTGAAACTGAACGGAAGCACCAGGATAATGAAAGAATAGAATCTAGACTAAGACTGCTAGCAGAAGATGGACATGCAAATCATAACAATGAAAAAGAAAATAGATCATCTGGGGATAAGGCTTTAGAAGATTTAAGGAGTAGACTATTAAGTAAAAGAATGCAGAGTAATGACCAAAAAAGACAGAGTGATTATACAGAGAAGGAGTCCAAGCCTGAAAGACAACCTGCTCTGGATAAACACCAACAAGAAAGAAGAAACAAGTTACTAGAAGCTGGTAAGCTTTTATTGTTTATGATTTACTTGTAACCTTTGCCGAAACATAAtgcattttagtttattttgaaGGTCTTTACTATTAGCCAAAAAATTCTTTCAAAATTTCTAGTTGGACTTATGTTACATTctactttttctttttagaaagaGAAATGGAAAAAAGAAAAACAGAATCACGCAATGAATTGGAAGCTAGGCGTGAAGAGCGTCGTCGCCGGGGTAAAAAACGCTCAGCGTCCACCGAAGAGCCTTCtagcaaaaaaaataaatccaCACATTCTCCACACTATGGGGATGTTGTCACAGTATCTGATGCTAGTGATGTCGACCTTAAGAGTGAGGCAGAATCAAATTCAGAACAAGAGGAAGGTGAGTTATTCTTGAAATTcactttagtgtatggtat includes:
- the LOC125228366 gene encoding sorting nexin-29-like, which translates into the protein MNSKILTTIANAMDTKEELKKRIETSKLVSQELQTCIQNCQNRFGGKAELATEDDIRIVQLCEKWEKVLSHGIRTNLSNSALQSLVTAGLNFTFNIVNIGNSLWSYTCLHLTKHEKERFKILSNINTPLGYFRAFIRAALNERSLERYLQSWVAHGLLMEYYEEGALVRNNELAYQLPNMASGLSTILFALSIDRVELNETQQANQSNKAELVISLPAPVKPSNQKRKPLRQVISFDKNDSKNKTKDERKLLRSPSMKDDSLWNSAPATCLNSPDPKTLPQASTSEPTSSEYKNSIRHFFPDSVKGIDSPSQIFSKLSECAKEIFSSSNSIDTNNVAKDDVSVSSINNLKISESDSEEVAGSIDGSTSCLELCFTEDESVPEDKTHSILEIREKEFLNLQLKCNHIEQTSKEKILKLEKIILDLSKENDRLKGQLRQYMSAVEMGAALKNNGDEQEADQYEKKLVQVAEMHAELMEFNQHLQKRLQELESRSELEVLDHPETNVKAYIPTAFLVGKKTQSYHVYQIFLKIGHEEWNVYHRYAKFHELHMQLKKLHPDIASYNFPPKKTLRKRNAHLVESRRVALQAYLRHILLVQPELRECTSRAQLISILPFFGTSSSSRSNGSSHMLNRQHSNESTSTYDAF